The following are from one region of the Sorghum bicolor cultivar BTx623 chromosome 2, Sorghum_bicolor_NCBIv3, whole genome shotgun sequence genome:
- the LOC8060645 gene encoding vegetative cell wall protein gp1 produces MAAKSTMIPSLVLLIALLLSCSGISGAARLLEEAEYPHPATPAELPKPELPPHPTVPELPKPEVPAHPATPELPKPEIPEHLPELPKPELPPPHPAAVPELPKPEVVPEHPAVPELPKPELPPHPAVPELPKPEVPAAHPTVPELPKPELPPHPTVPELPKPEVPKHELPPKPESHYPVPETKP; encoded by the coding sequence ATGGCTGCCAAGAGCACCATGATTCCTTCCCTTGTCCTCCTCATCGCGCTGCTGCTCTCGTGCAGCGGCATTAGCGGCGCAgcgcggctgctggaggaggcggAGTACCCGCACCCTGCCACGCCGGCGGAGCTGCCAAAGCCCGAGCTGCCGCCGCACCCCACGGTGCCGGAGCTGCCGAAACCCGAGGTGCCAGCACACCCCGCCACGCCAGAGCTGCCCAAGCCTGAGATACCTGAGCACTTGCCGGAGTTGCCCAAGCCCGAGCTGCCTCCTCCTCACCCAGCTGCGGTGCCTGAACTGCCCAAGCCTGAGGTAGTACCCGAACACCCCGCCGTTCCAGAGCTGCCGAAGCCCGAGCTGCCTCCTCACCCCGCCGTCCCGGAGCTGCCAAAGCCCGAGGTGCCGGCGGCGCACCCCACCGTGCCGGAGCTTCCGAAGCCCGAGCTGCCTCCTCACCCCACGGTGCCAGAGCTGCCAAAGCCGGAGGTGCCAAAGCATGAGCTGCCACCAAAGCCCGAGAGCCACTATCCGGTGCCAGAGACCAAGCCGTGA